The following are encoded together in the Pseudomonas xantholysinigenes genome:
- the colR gene encoding two-component system response regulator ColR, which translates to MRILLVEDNRDILANLADYLGMKGYTVDCAQDGLSGLHLAATEHYDLIVLDIMLPGIDGYTLCKRLREDARRDTPVIMLTARDQLDDRLQGFRSGADDYLLKPFALSELAARIEAVLRRAQGGGRRTLQVADLSYDLDTLEVTRQGRLLKLNPVGLKLLAVLMQKSPHVLRREVLEEALWGDDCPDSDSLRSHVHQLRQVIDKPFDKPLLHTVHGVGYRLAEGRDGV; encoded by the coding sequence ATGCGTATTCTTTTGGTTGAAGACAACCGCGATATCCTCGCCAACCTGGCCGACTACCTCGGTATGAAGGGCTATACCGTCGATTGCGCCCAGGATGGCCTGTCCGGCCTGCACCTGGCCGCCACCGAGCACTACGACTTGATCGTGCTCGACATCATGCTCCCCGGCATCGACGGCTACACGCTGTGCAAGCGCCTGCGCGAGGATGCCCGCCGCGACACGCCGGTGATCATGCTCACCGCCCGCGACCAGCTGGACGATCGTCTGCAGGGCTTCCGTTCCGGGGCCGACGATTACCTGCTCAAGCCGTTCGCGCTGTCGGAGCTGGCCGCCCGCATCGAAGCCGTGCTGCGTCGAGCCCAGGGCGGCGGGCGCCGCACGCTGCAGGTCGCCGACCTGAGCTACGACCTCGATACCCTGGAGGTCACCCGCCAGGGCCGCCTGCTCAAGCTCAACCCGGTCGGCCTGAAGCTGCTGGCCGTGCTGATGCAGAAAAGCCCGCACGTCCTGCGGCGCGAAGTGCTGGAGGAAGCCCTGTGGGGGGATGACTGCCCGGACAGCGACAGCCTGCGCAGCCATGTCCACCAGTTGCGCCAGGTGATCGACAAGCCGTTCGACAAACCCTTGCTGCATACCGTCCATGGCGTCGGCTATCGCCTCGCCGAGGGTCGCGATGGAGTTTAA
- a CDS encoding sensor histidine kinase, with protein MEFKQSLAQRIIIAFALMSALVAGAFAFGIVATVHLVEERLISSVLGGDLQRLLRMDSVSDWSHRPRPDQLFYFSGGRDDFELPKDLRHLDVGFHEVFRDQLSYHAMVEIVDGRRYVLLQDQSDFEERERLLFAVVVVGFVLSLALAVILGWLLARRVMAPVIRLARQVRHRDQLLGLAPPLAPDYAADEVGQLALAFDDTLGRLRDALTRERLFTSDVSHELRTPLMVLATSCELLMENPTLESRARSQVERIARATEEMRELVKTFLMLARAQRDEGAVASRATLREVGDDLIGVWRDTIEQKGLALYYEGRASASPVLYNATFLQSVMGNLLRNAAHYTDGGYIRLCLEADGFSVEDSGVGIPEEQREAMFRPFVRGDERRGEGLGLGLSLVQRICDDQGWRVTLTATLPHGCRFQVDLSQGTPVVQDSEGRDGLLDPG; from the coding sequence ATGGAGTTTAAGCAAAGTCTTGCCCAGCGCATCATCATCGCCTTTGCGCTGATGAGCGCGCTGGTTGCCGGGGCCTTCGCCTTCGGCATCGTCGCCACCGTGCACCTGGTCGAGGAACGCCTGATCTCATCGGTGCTTGGCGGCGATCTGCAACGCCTGCTGCGCATGGACAGCGTCAGCGACTGGAGCCACCGGCCACGTCCTGACCAGTTGTTCTATTTCAGTGGCGGGCGCGACGATTTCGAGTTGCCCAAGGACCTGCGCCACTTGGATGTTGGGTTCCACGAGGTGTTTCGCGACCAGCTGTCGTATCACGCCATGGTCGAGATCGTCGACGGGCGGCGCTATGTGCTGCTGCAGGACCAGAGCGATTTCGAGGAGCGCGAGCGGCTGTTGTTCGCCGTGGTGGTGGTGGGCTTCGTGCTCAGCTTGGCCTTGGCAGTGATCCTTGGCTGGCTGCTGGCGCGGCGGGTGATGGCGCCGGTGATCCGCCTGGCGCGCCAGGTGCGTCATCGCGACCAATTGCTGGGCCTGGCGCCGCCCTTGGCGCCGGATTACGCCGCGGACGAGGTCGGCCAGTTGGCGCTGGCCTTCGATGACACTTTGGGGCGCCTGCGTGACGCCCTGACCCGGGAGCGCCTGTTCACCAGCGACGTCAGCCACGAACTGCGCACGCCATTGATGGTGCTGGCCACTTCGTGCGAGCTGTTGATGGAAAACCCCACCCTCGAAAGCCGCGCGCGCAGCCAGGTCGAACGCATCGCCCGGGCGACCGAAGAGATGCGCGAGCTGGTCAAGACCTTCCTGATGCTGGCGCGGGCCCAGCGCGACGAGGGCGCGGTGGCCTCGCGGGCAACCTTGCGCGAGGTCGGGGACGACCTGATCGGCGTCTGGCGCGACACCATCGAGCAGAAGGGCCTGGCGCTTTACTACGAGGGGCGGGCGAGTGCCAGCCCGGTGCTGTACAACGCCACCTTCCTGCAATCAGTGATGGGCAATCTGCTGCGCAACGCTGCCCACTACACCGACGGCGGCTACATCCGCCTGTGTCTTGAGGCTGATGGTTTCAGTGTCGAGGACAGCGGTGTGGGGATCCCGGAGGAGCAGCGCGAGGCGATGTTCCGGCCATTCGTGCGCGGTGACGAGCGCCGTGGCGAGGGCCTGGGGCTTGGCCTGTCGCTGGTGCAGCGGATATGTGACGACCAGGGATGGCGGGTGACCCTCACCGCGACATTGCCCCATGGCTGCCGCTTCCAGGTCGACCTGAGCCAGGGCACCCCCGTGGTGCAGGACAGTGAAGGCCGCGACGGTTTATTGGATCCGGGTTAA
- a CDS encoding class I SAM-dependent methyltransferase, which translates to MRSPIKLAFSEKYDRDHAREYFLKHQDGLARRLSHQRDEQLARRALALAGEPGLVLDLPCGAGRFWPLLAEKANRVIIGADNSAAMIETACAAQPPEVVARVRPLQTSAFAIDLPDNAVDSIFCMRLFHHIGDPAHRRAILSEFQRVSRDSVIISLWVDGNFKAWRRRKLETRRSARAAQDHYQNRFVLPAATVEEEFSSAGFRIQERLDFLPFYAMWRVYVLRKG; encoded by the coding sequence ATGCGTAGCCCCATCAAACTTGCGTTCTCGGAGAAATACGACCGGGACCATGCCCGTGAGTATTTCCTCAAGCACCAGGATGGCCTGGCCCGTCGCCTTTCCCATCAGCGCGACGAGCAACTGGCCCGACGTGCTCTGGCGCTGGCCGGTGAGCCGGGCTTGGTGCTTGACTTGCCCTGCGGCGCCGGGCGTTTCTGGCCGTTGTTGGCGGAAAAGGCCAACCGGGTCATCATCGGTGCGGACAATTCCGCCGCGATGATCGAGACAGCTTGTGCGGCACAACCGCCAGAGGTGGTGGCGCGGGTACGCCCTTTGCAGACATCTGCCTTCGCCATCGACCTGCCGGACAATGCGGTGGACAGTATTTTCTGCATGCGGCTGTTCCATCACATTGGCGATCCGGCCCATCGTCGGGCGATTCTTTCAGAGTTTCAACGGGTTAGCCGTGATAGCGTGATCATCTCGCTGTGGGTGGATGGCAACTTCAAGGCTTGGCGACGCCGCAAGCTGGAGACGCGCCGCAGTGCTCGGGCAGCGCAAGATCACTACCAGAATCGGTTTGTGTTACCAGCGGCTACAGTTGAAGAGGAATTTTCCTCAGCCGGCTTCAGAATTCAGGAACGTCTCGACTTCCTGCCGTTCTATGCCATGTGGCGAGTGTACGTATTGCGCAAGGGGTAG
- a CDS encoding lipopolysaccharide kinase InaA family protein: MAVAEKQAGQFAYYWQQQGEWVEEPNQRRGGESGVQRLSDGQGHLLYAKRQVGHIYRSLLHPFGRPTVLRELDALHSFEQLGVRVPRIVYAGAERDADHQWRALLVSEALEGFVDLDTWHAEGARDRYPQVVHERMLKDLADNLARMHLGHWQHGCLYGKHVFVKVIGEGEQARVEVALLDLEKCRRRISCQRAAYNDLRQLRRHSSMSDAQWQTLLYFYQMAFGSAVKGLEQ; the protein is encoded by the coding sequence ATGGCGGTAGCCGAAAAACAAGCTGGGCAGTTCGCTTACTACTGGCAGCAACAGGGTGAATGGGTTGAGGAACCCAACCAGCGGCGCGGTGGTGAGAGTGGCGTGCAGCGCTTGAGCGACGGGCAGGGGCATTTGCTGTATGCCAAGCGCCAGGTCGGGCATATCTATCGCAGCCTGCTGCATCCATTTGGCCGGCCCACGGTGTTGCGTGAGCTTGATGCGTTGCACAGCTTCGAGCAGTTGGGCGTGCGCGTGCCGCGTATTGTCTATGCGGGGGCCGAGCGGGATGCCGACCATCAATGGCGTGCCTTGTTGGTCAGCGAGGCGCTCGAGGGGTTTGTCGATCTGGATACCTGGCATGCCGAGGGGGCCCGCGATCGTTATCCGCAGGTGGTGCACGAGCGGATGCTCAAGGACCTGGCGGACAACCTGGCGCGCATGCACCTGGGGCACTGGCAGCATGGTTGCCTGTACGGCAAGCACGTGTTCGTCAAGGTGATCGGCGAGGGTGAGCAGGCGCGGGTCGAGGTGGCCTTGCTGGACCTGGAGAAGTGCCGGCGACGGATCAGTTGCCAACGGGCGGCGTACAACGATCTGCGTCAGTTGCGGCGCCACTCGTCGATGAGTGATGCGCAATGGCAGACGTTGCTCTACTTTTACCAGATGGCGTTTGGCAGCGCTGTCAAAGGGTTAGAGCAATGA
- a CDS encoding multidrug efflux RND transporter permease subunit: MAFTDPFIRRPVLASVVSLLILLLGLQSWSKLQIRQYPQMENALITVTTAYPGANAETIQGYITQPLQQSLASADGIDYMTSVSRQNFSIISVYARIGADSDRLFTQLLAKANEVRNKLPQDAEDPVLSKEAADASALMYLSFFSNEMSNPQITDYLSRVIQPKLATLPGMAEAEILGNQVFAMRIWIDPVKLAGFGLSAVDVSNAVRRYNFLSAAGEVKGEYVVTSINATTELKSAEAFAALPVKTAGDTRVLLGDVARVEMGAENYDTVSSFDGTPSVYIGIKATPAANPLEVIKEVRRLMPQLEEELPSNLKVSIAYDATLFIQASIDEVIKTLGEAVLIVIVVVFLFLGALRSVLIPVVTIPLSMIGVLFFMQLMGYSLNLLTLLAMVLAIGLVVDDAIVVVENIHRHIEEGKTPLQAALEGAREIAVPVVSMTITLAAVYAPIGFLTGLTGALFKEFALTLAGAVVISGVVALTLSPMMCALLLRHQQNPSGLAHRLDLIFDGLKVRYQRLLHGTLESRPVVLVFAVLILCLIPVLLMFTRNELAPDEDQGVIFMMSSSPQTANLDYLNAYTDQFTPLFKRFPEYYSSFQINGFNGVQSGIGGFLLKPWNERQRTQMQLLPLVQAELEQIGGLQIFGFNLPSLPGTGEGLPFQFVINTAGDYPALLEVAQRVKERAQASGKFAFLDIDLAFDKPEVVVDIDRAKAAQMGVSMDTLGGTLATLLGEGEINRFTLEGRSYKVIAQVERPYRASPGWLNNYYVKNDQGQLLPLSTLISLSDRARPRQLNQFQQLNSAIIQGVPMVSIGEALETVRAITREEAPEGFSVDYAGAARQFVQEGSALWVTFGLALAIIFLVLAAQFESFRDPLVILVTVPLSICGALVPLFLGVSSMNIYTQVGLVTLIGLITKHGILIVEFANQLREEKGLGVREAIEEAAAIRLRPVLMTTAAMVFGMVPLILASGAGAVSRFDIGTVIATGMSIGTLFTLFVLPCIYTVLAHQGGRVEG; this comes from the coding sequence ATGGCATTCACCGACCCGTTCATCCGTCGCCCGGTGCTGGCCAGCGTGGTCAGCCTGCTGATCCTGCTGCTGGGGCTGCAGTCCTGGAGCAAGCTGCAGATTCGCCAGTACCCGCAGATGGAAAACGCCCTGATCACGGTGACCACCGCCTACCCCGGGGCCAACGCCGAGACCATCCAGGGCTACATCACCCAGCCGCTGCAACAGAGCCTGGCCAGCGCCGACGGCATCGACTACATGACCTCGGTGAGCCGGCAGAACTTCTCGATCATCTCGGTCTACGCGCGCATCGGCGCCGACAGCGACCGCTTGTTCACCCAACTGCTGGCCAAGGCCAACGAAGTACGCAACAAGCTGCCCCAGGACGCCGAGGACCCGGTGCTGAGCAAGGAAGCGGCCGATGCTTCGGCGCTGATGTACCTGAGTTTCTTCAGTAACGAGATGAGCAACCCACAGATCACCGACTACCTGTCGCGGGTGATCCAGCCCAAGCTGGCCACCTTGCCGGGCATGGCCGAGGCCGAGATCCTCGGCAACCAGGTGTTTGCCATGCGCATCTGGATCGACCCGGTGAAACTGGCCGGCTTCGGCCTGTCGGCGGTGGACGTGAGCAATGCCGTGCGCCGCTACAACTTTCTCTCCGCCGCCGGCGAGGTCAAAGGCGAGTATGTGGTCACCAGCATCAATGCCACCACCGAGCTGAAGTCCGCCGAGGCCTTCGCCGCGCTGCCGGTCAAGACCGCTGGCGACACCCGGGTGCTGCTCGGCGATGTGGCGCGGGTGGAGATGGGCGCGGAGAACTACGACACGGTCAGTTCCTTCGACGGCACGCCATCGGTATACATCGGCATCAAGGCCACACCGGCGGCCAACCCGCTGGAGGTGATCAAGGAAGTGCGCCGGCTCATGCCGCAACTGGAGGAGGAACTGCCGTCGAACCTCAAGGTGTCGATCGCCTACGACGCCACGCTGTTCATCCAGGCGTCCATCGATGAGGTGATCAAGACCCTCGGCGAGGCGGTGCTGATCGTCATCGTCGTGGTGTTCCTGTTCCTCGGCGCCCTGCGTTCGGTGCTGATCCCGGTGGTAACCATCCCGCTGTCGATGATCGGCGTGCTGTTTTTCATGCAACTGATGGGCTACTCGCTGAACCTGCTGACGTTGCTGGCGATGGTACTGGCCATCGGCCTGGTGGTGGACGACGCCATCGTCGTGGTGGAGAACATCCACCGCCACATCGAGGAGGGCAAGACACCGCTGCAGGCGGCCCTGGAAGGCGCCCGGGAGATCGCGGTGCCGGTGGTGTCGATGACCATCACCCTGGCGGCGGTGTACGCGCCGATCGGTTTCCTTACCGGGCTGACCGGCGCGCTGTTCAAGGAGTTCGCCCTGACCCTGGCCGGCGCGGTGGTGATCTCCGGCGTGGTTGCCCTGACCTTGTCGCCGATGATGTGCGCCCTGCTGCTGCGTCACCAACAGAACCCCAGCGGCCTGGCCCATCGCCTGGACCTGATCTTCGACGGCCTGAAGGTGCGCTACCAGCGCCTGTTGCACGGCACCCTCGAAAGCCGCCCGGTGGTGCTGGTGTTCGCCGTACTGATCCTGTGCCTGATCCCGGTGTTGTTGATGTTCACCCGCAACGAGCTGGCGCCGGACGAGGACCAGGGGGTGATCTTCATGATGAGCAGTTCACCGCAGACCGCCAACCTGGATTACCTCAATGCCTATACCGACCAGTTCACCCCGCTGTTCAAGCGCTTTCCCGAGTATTACTCGTCATTCCAGATCAACGGTTTCAATGGCGTGCAGAGCGGCATTGGCGGTTTCCTGCTCAAGCCGTGGAACGAACGCCAGCGTACCCAGATGCAGTTGCTACCGCTGGTGCAGGCCGAGCTTGAGCAGATCGGCGGCCTGCAGATCTTTGGTTTCAACCTGCCCTCGCTGCCAGGCACCGGTGAGGGCCTGCCCTTCCAGTTCGTGATCAACACCGCCGGCGACTACCCGGCCCTGCTGGAAGTGGCCCAACGGGTCAAGGAGCGTGCCCAGGCCTCGGGCAAGTTCGCCTTCCTCGATATCGACCTGGCCTTCGACAAGCCTGAGGTGGTGGTCGACATCGACCGCGCCAAGGCCGCGCAGATGGGCGTGTCGATGGACACCCTGGGTGGCACCCTGGCGACCCTGCTGGGCGAGGGCGAGATCAACCGTTTCACCCTCGAGGGGCGCAGCTACAAGGTGATTGCCCAGGTTGAGCGGCCTTATCGCGCCAGCCCTGGTTGGCTGAACAACTACTACGTGAAGAACGACCAGGGCCAGCTACTGCCGCTGTCGACCCTGATCAGCCTCAGCGACCGCGCCAGGCCGCGCCAGCTCAACCAGTTCCAGCAGCTCAACTCGGCGATTATCCAGGGGGTGCCGATGGTCAGCATCGGCGAGGCGCTGGAGACCGTGCGCGCCATCACCCGCGAGGAAGCGCCGGAGGGCTTTTCGGTGGACTATGCCGGGGCGGCGCGGCAGTTCGTCCAGGAAGGCAGCGCGCTGTGGGTGACCTTTGGCCTGGCGCTGGCGATCATCTTCCTGGTGCTGGCGGCGCAATTCGAGAGTTTCCGTGATCCGCTGGTGATTCTGGTGACCGTGCCGCTGTCCATCTGCGGGGCGCTGGTGCCTTTGTTCCTGGGGGTTTCGAGCATGAATATCTATACCCAGGTGGGGTTGGTGACCTTGATCGGGCTGATCACCAAGCATGGGATTCTGATTGTCGAATTTGCCAACCAGCTGCGAGAGGAGAAGGGGCTTGGGGTGCGCGAGGCGATCGAGGAAGCGGCGGCAATTCGTTTGCGGCCGGTGCTGATGACCACGGCGGCCATGGTGTTTGGCATGGTGCCCCTGATTCTGGCTAGCGGAGCGGGGGCTGTGAGTCGGTTCGATATCGGGACGGTGATTGCTACCGGGATGTCGATTGGGACGCTGTTTACGTTGTTTGTGTTGCCCTGCATTTATACGGTTTTGGCGCATCAGGGGGGACGGGTTGAGGGGTAG
- a CDS encoding efflux RND transporter periplasmic adaptor subunit has protein sequence MLHRRMLIMLAIVLLIVLVLGGIKALSIYRQVQMFSQPKPPVSVAAAQAELRQWQERLPAVGSLKAYQGVELSLEVAGTVKSLHFESGQQVKAGQLLLQLDSDQETALLGTAQADLGLAKVDFGRGSQLVGDSAISRGEFDRLSAQFRRNQAVVDQLKASLAKKSISAPFSGTIGIRQVDVGAYLASGTVIATLQDLSSLYVDFNVPEQALPRLSLGQRVLTQVAAYPGQTFPASLSAINPKVDENTRNLLVRATLANPDGKLLPGMFASLQLLLPDPQPHVVVPENAITYTLYGNSVYRVSQKNGDDGQPVLSAEQRTVQTGERREGWVVILKGLQAGDQVVTAGQLKLSPGAAIRIDTDQALKPAAPDAD, from the coding sequence ATGTTGCACCGCCGCATGCTGATCATGTTGGCCATCGTCCTGCTGATCGTGCTGGTGCTGGGGGGCATCAAGGCCCTTTCCATCTACCGGCAGGTGCAGATGTTCTCCCAGCCCAAGCCGCCGGTGAGCGTCGCCGCGGCCCAGGCCGAACTGCGCCAGTGGCAGGAGCGCCTGCCGGCGGTTGGCAGCCTCAAGGCCTATCAGGGTGTGGAGCTGAGCCTGGAAGTGGCCGGTACGGTCAAGTCGTTGCATTTCGAATCCGGCCAACAGGTCAAGGCCGGGCAACTGCTGCTGCAACTGGACAGCGACCAGGAAACCGCCCTGCTCGGCACCGCCCAGGCCGACCTGGGCCTGGCCAAGGTCGACTTCGGCCGCGGCAGCCAGCTGGTCGGCGACTCGGCCATCTCCCGTGGCGAGTTCGACCGCCTCAGCGCGCAGTTCCGGCGCAACCAGGCGGTGGTCGACCAGCTCAAGGCCTCGCTGGCGAAAAAGAGCATCAGTGCCCCGTTCAGCGGCACCATCGGCATCCGCCAGGTGGATGTCGGCGCCTACCTGGCCAGCGGCACGGTGATCGCCACCCTGCAGGACCTCTCCAGCCTGTACGTCGATTTCAACGTGCCCGAGCAGGCCTTGCCACGCCTGAGCCTGGGCCAGCGGGTCCTGACCCAGGTGGCCGCCTATCCTGGCCAGACCTTCCCCGCCAGCCTCAGCGCGATCAACCCCAAGGTCGACGAGAACACCCGCAACCTGCTGGTCCGCGCCACCCTGGCCAACCCCGACGGCAAGCTGCTGCCGGGCATGTTCGCCAGCCTCCAGCTATTGCTGCCCGACCCGCAACCGCACGTGGTGGTGCCAGAGAACGCCATCACCTACACCCTGTACGGCAACTCGGTATACCGGGTCAGCCAGAAGAACGGCGACGACGGCCAGCCTGTGCTGAGCGCCGAGCAACGCACGGTGCAGACCGGCGAGCGCCGCGAGGGCTGGGTGGTGATACTCAAGGGGCTGCAGGCCGGCGACCAGGTGGTAACCGCCGGCCAGCTCAAGCTCAGCCCGGGCGCGGCGATCCGCATCGACACCGACCAGGCGCTCAAGCCAGCCGCGCCAGACGCGGACTGA
- a CDS encoding DUF1513 domain-containing protein, which yields MLRRQALKLGSVLLSALTLGGWSLFRNKGSEPLLLSARDDGDGKHYAVGFRLDGTQVFSTQVAQRCHAIINHPSLPIALFVARRPGTESYLVDLRDGRLLQTVTSQPQRHFYGHAVIHKDGEWLYATENDTTDPGRGVLGVYRFEGERLVHSGEIPTHGIGPHEVAWLPDGETLVVANGGIRTEAESRVEMNLDAMEPSLVLMQRDGSLLSKETLTQQMNSVRHLAVGEDGTIAACQQFMGSAHETAELLAIKRPGEPFKAFPVPERQLQAMAQYTASVAIHSELRLVALTAPRANRLFIWDLDSGAVKLDAPMPDCAGVGAVKDGFVVTSGQGRCRFYDCRKAELVGQPMNLPSGFWDNHLHLA from the coding sequence ATGCTGCGACGCCAGGCCCTGAAACTCGGTAGTGTATTGCTCAGCGCCCTGACCTTGGGCGGCTGGAGCCTGTTTCGCAACAAAGGCAGCGAACCCTTGCTGCTCTCGGCGCGCGACGACGGCGACGGCAAGCATTACGCCGTCGGGTTCCGCCTGGACGGCACCCAGGTGTTCAGCACCCAGGTGGCCCAGCGTTGCCACGCGATCATCAACCACCCGTCCCTGCCCATCGCCCTGTTCGTCGCCCGCCGCCCCGGTACCGAAAGCTACCTGGTCGACCTGCGCGACGGACGTCTGTTGCAGACCGTCACCTCGCAGCCGCAACGGCACTTCTATGGCCATGCGGTGATCCACAAGGATGGCGAATGGCTGTACGCCACCGAGAACGACACCACCGATCCAGGCCGTGGCGTGCTCGGGGTGTACCGCTTCGAGGGTGAGCGCCTGGTACACAGCGGTGAGATCCCGACCCACGGCATCGGCCCCCACGAAGTGGCCTGGCTGCCGGACGGCGAGACGCTGGTGGTGGCCAACGGCGGCATCCGCACCGAGGCCGAGAGCCGGGTGGAGATGAACCTCGATGCCATGGAGCCGAGCCTGGTGCTGATGCAGCGCGACGGCAGCCTGCTGAGCAAGGAGACCCTGACCCAGCAGATGAACAGCGTGCGCCACCTGGCAGTGGGCGAGGATGGCACCATCGCCGCCTGCCAGCAGTTCATGGGCAGCGCGCACGAGACCGCCGAACTGCTGGCGATCAAGCGCCCGGGTGAGCCGTTCAAGGCCTTCCCGGTGCCCGAGCGGCAATTGCAGGCGATGGCCCAGTACACCGCCAGCGTCGCCATCCACAGCGAGCTGCGCCTGGTGGCGCTGACCGCGCCACGGGCCAACCGGCTGTTCATCTGGGACCTGGACAGCGGCGCGGTGAAGCTCGATGCGCCGATGCCCGATTGCGCCGGGGTCGGCGCGGTCAAGGACGGCTTCGTGGTCACCTCCGGGCAGGGCCGTTGCCGGTTCTATGATTGCCGCAAGGCCGAGTTGGTCGGCCAGCCGATGAACCTGCCGTCCGGGTTCTGGGACAACCACCTGCACCTGGCCTGA
- a CDS encoding imelysin family protein has translation MFRPKLLFTSLAALALGACSPQDPQAVTSAAIAKQVILPTYSRWVEADRALAASALAYCEGKEDLEKARADFLAAQKAWAELQPLLVGPLAEGNRAWQVQFWPDKKNLVGRQVEQLVAADKPVDAESLGKASVVVRGLSAYEYILFDSKPDIATAEQKARYCPLLVAIGEHQKSLAEEILKGWNSTDGMLSQMTKFPNQRYADSHEAIADLLRAQVTALDTLKKKLGAPMGRLSKGIPQPLQAEAWRSHSSIKSLEASLKAAQTVWVGVDNQGLRGLLGKDQAALAQKIDDAYANAIKLLGDNQKTLGELLADDAGKQTLNQIYDALNVVHRLHEGELAKALNIQLGFNANDGD, from the coding sequence ATGTTCCGACCCAAACTGTTGTTCACCAGCCTCGCCGCCCTCGCCCTCGGCGCCTGCTCGCCGCAGGACCCGCAAGCCGTGACCTCGGCCGCCATCGCCAAGCAGGTGATCCTGCCGACCTACAGCCGCTGGGTCGAAGCCGACCGCGCGCTGGCCGCCAGCGCCCTGGCCTACTGCGAAGGCAAGGAAGACCTGGAAAAAGCCCGCGCCGACTTCCTCGCCGCGCAAAAAGCCTGGGCCGAGCTGCAACCCTTGCTGGTTGGCCCGCTGGCCGAGGGCAACCGGGCCTGGCAAGTGCAGTTCTGGCCAGACAAGAAGAACCTGGTCGGTCGCCAGGTCGAGCAACTGGTAGCCGCTGACAAGCCGGTGGACGCCGAGTCGCTGGGCAAGGCCAGCGTCGTGGTGCGTGGCCTGTCGGCCTACGAGTACATCCTGTTCGACAGCAAGCCGGACATCGCCACGGCCGAGCAGAAGGCGCGCTACTGCCCGCTGCTGGTAGCCATCGGCGAGCACCAGAAGAGCCTGGCCGAAGAGATCCTCAAGGGCTGGAACAGCACCGACGGTATGCTCTCGCAGATGACCAAGTTCCCCAACCAGCGCTATGCCGATTCCCACGAGGCCATCGCCGACCTGCTGCGTGCCCAGGTCACCGCGCTGGACACCCTGAAGAAAAAGCTCGGCGCGCCGATGGGCCGCCTGAGCAAGGGCATCCCGCAGCCGCTGCAGGCCGAAGCCTGGCGCAGCCATTCTTCGATCAAGAGCCTGGAAGCTTCGCTCAAGGCCGCCCAGACGGTGTGGGTCGGGGTCGACAACCAGGGCCTGCGTGGCCTGCTGGGCAAGGACCAGGCAGCGCTGGCGCAAAAGATCGACGACGCCTACGCCAACGCCATCAAGCTGCTGGGCGACAACCAGAAGACCCTGGGCGAACTGCTGGCCGACGATGCTGGCAAGCAGACCCTGAACCAGATCTACGATGCCCTCAACGTCGTCCACCGTCTGCACGAAGGCGAGCTGGCCAAGGCGCTGAACATCCAACTGGGCTTCAATGCCAACGACGGTGACTGA